A region from the uncultured Draconibacterium sp. genome encodes:
- a CDS encoding Crp/Fnr family transcriptional regulator produces MKSIYSNSCTVFSRRECCFDKLTAEERKIIDEKKITLTYKKGENICKQGAFASHIIFLKDGLAKVYLEGKPKNLILKISPPGNLIGLPCIYDGNNTFLYSATTYIDSEVELIEIELFKKMILQNPKFAFQVINVLNENTVQTYGRFYCFTNKQMHGRMADILLCLSQRIFKTDAFNLPLSRSDLAELTGMSTESVIRVMKDFKDDGLIRFEGKDVELLDVEKLVTISQLG; encoded by the coding sequence ATGAAAAGTATATATTCAAATAGTTGTACGGTTTTTAGCAGGAGGGAGTGCTGTTTTGACAAACTTACAGCAGAAGAGCGGAAAATAATTGATGAGAAAAAAATTACCTTAACCTATAAAAAGGGCGAGAATATATGTAAGCAGGGAGCCTTTGCGTCGCATATTATATTTTTAAAAGACGGTTTGGCCAAGGTGTATCTCGAAGGAAAACCTAAAAATTTAATTTTGAAAATTTCTCCACCCGGAAATTTAATAGGTTTGCCTTGCATTTACGATGGTAATAATACTTTTCTGTATTCGGCCACAACTTATATCGATTCAGAGGTGGAACTCATAGAAATTGAGTTGTTTAAAAAAATGATACTGCAGAATCCGAAATTTGCTTTTCAGGTAATTAATGTTTTAAACGAAAATACCGTGCAAACCTATGGCCGTTTTTATTGCTTTACCAATAAGCAAATGCACGGACGAATGGCTGATATTCTGCTTTGCTTGTCGCAGCGTATTTTTAAAACTGATGCGTTTAATTTGCCATTGTCGCGTTCTGATTTGGCTGAGCTTACGGGAATGAGCACGGAAAGTGTGATTAGGGTTATGAAAGATTTTAAGGACGATGGTTTAATTCGGTTTGAAGGAAAAGATGTAGAACTACTGGATGTGGAGAAATTGGTAACCATTAGTCAGCTGGGCTAA
- a CDS encoding tetrathionate reductase family octaheme c-type cytochrome: protein MKYTTYCLLLFLAIGFESVNAIEKDSVDTRINVINYTWKKDRKMSSIANHNSFEILQQDFENAHQVTEACISCHNKRDEEIMATSHWNWERTEVLAGKGAVPVGKKNILNNFCIGISGSEATCTRCHIGYGWKDQSFDFNEPKNIDCLVCHDNSGTYEKGKGAAGYPAASVNLSYVARNVGSPKRENCGVCHFWGGGGNNVKHGDLEVALLDASKKIDVHMAVDGEDMSCVDCHVTENHQMAGKLYALSSENKNRATCEQCHTAEPHTDNLLNQHNLRIACQTCHIPSYAKANSTKMIWDWSTAGVLDDDGNPKHENDADGNHNYLSIKGTFVYDDHVKPEYYWFNGIANHQLITDKIDTIPVQMNSLDGSYNDKGSKQKSTSPSKIWPVKVHRGKQIYDTKYQTLIQPKLWSTAKGDSAYWLDFNWDEASKAGMDYLGLPYSGEYDFIETEMYWPLNHMVAPKEESLSCKDCHSRTDSRLASLNDFYLPGRDYNRFLDISGFSMIAFILLFVFAHGALRILTRNQKDEH, encoded by the coding sequence ATGAAATACACAACCTACTGTTTATTACTCTTTTTAGCCATTGGTTTTGAATCGGTGAATGCCATTGAGAAGGATTCGGTTGATACCAGGATTAACGTTATAAACTACACCTGGAAAAAAGACCGGAAAATGAGTTCGATTGCCAATCATAACTCTTTTGAAATTTTACAGCAAGATTTTGAAAATGCCCACCAGGTAACCGAAGCCTGTATCTCGTGCCACAACAAACGCGATGAAGAAATTATGGCCACCAGCCACTGGAACTGGGAACGAACCGAAGTTTTAGCAGGCAAAGGTGCAGTGCCCGTTGGCAAAAAAAATATACTCAATAACTTTTGCATTGGCATATCGGGTAGCGAGGCAACCTGTACCCGTTGCCACATTGGTTACGGCTGGAAAGACCAATCGTTTGACTTTAACGAACCTAAAAACATCGACTGTCTGGTATGCCACGACAACTCGGGAACCTATGAAAAGGGAAAAGGAGCGGCAGGCTATCCGGCGGCAAGTGTTAACCTTTCGTATGTGGCCCGCAACGTAGGTTCTCCCAAACGCGAAAACTGCGGAGTATGCCACTTTTGGGGCGGTGGCGGCAACAATGTAAAACACGGAGATTTGGAGGTAGCACTGCTTGATGCCTCAAAAAAAATTGATGTACATATGGCTGTTGATGGCGAAGATATGAGCTGTGTTGACTGCCATGTTACCGAAAACCACCAGATGGCAGGAAAGCTTTATGCTTTATCATCAGAAAACAAAAACCGCGCTACTTGCGAGCAATGCCACACCGCTGAACCACATACCGACAACCTATTAAACCAGCATAACCTTAGGATCGCCTGCCAAACCTGTCATATCCCAAGCTATGCAAAAGCAAACAGCACTAAAATGATTTGGGACTGGTCTACTGCCGGAGTTTTAGATGACGATGGGAACCCAAAACATGAAAATGATGCAGATGGGAATCACAATTACCTGTCGATAAAAGGAACTTTTGTGTACGACGACCATGTAAAACCCGAATATTACTGGTTTAACGGTATTGCCAACCATCAGCTTATAACAGATAAAATTGATACCATCCCGGTTCAGATGAATTCGCTCGACGGGTCATACAACGATAAAGGCAGTAAACAGAAAAGCACAAGCCCCTCCAAGATATGGCCGGTTAAGGTACACCGCGGAAAGCAAATTTACGACACAAAATACCAAACATTAATACAGCCCAAGCTTTGGTCGACTGCAAAAGGCGATAGCGCTTATTGGCTCGATTTTAACTGGGACGAAGCCTCAAAGGCAGGAATGGACTACCTTGGCCTGCCTTACAGCGGCGAATACGATTTTATTGAAACTGAAATGTATTGGCCTTTAAACCATATGGTAGCGCCCAAAGAAGAATCGCTTAGCTGCAAAGATTGCCACTCGAGAACCGACAGCCGTTTGGCCAGCCTCAACGATTTTTATCTTCCCGGGCGCGACTACAACCGTTTTCTCGACATTAGCGGCTTCTCAATGATTGCCTTCATCCTGTTATTTGTATTTGCCCACGGTGCGCTTCGTATTCTTACACGAAACCAAAAAGATGAACATTAA